The following proteins are encoded in a genomic region of Dokdonia donghaensis DSW-1:
- a CDS encoding endonuclease, with protein MKRYSSLLLLLLPFISIAQQAYYDDTAVYLTGTELLQELRLKLSVYNENYTYGDFRDTTKITDANPEDDSEVLLIYGFNDNDGNCTTDITRSNNEFGGDNCEYNREHTFPRSLANPPMGSASNSSNGIVADPHNLRPSDVQRNGNRGSKKFNDGSGNSGDVGSGDWYPGDEWKGDVARAMMYMYVRYGEQCLPSLVGQGPLQGDTQMLQLFLEWNVEDPVSEVEMQRNDPLEAEYGNRNPFIDNPILATNIWGGEPAEDFWGELSAPSSEFIEASIFPNPANTVVQVESNQDITSLKIYNLLGQVLYNETTSNHKRYKTLDVSNLSSGMYILQINDASKRLVIK; from the coding sequence ATGAAAAGATATTCCTCACTTTTACTTTTACTCCTACCTTTTATAAGTATTGCTCAACAAGCGTATTATGATGATACGGCTGTATATCTTACGGGTACAGAATTGCTGCAAGAGTTGCGATTAAAACTTTCTGTGTATAATGAAAATTATACTTACGGAGATTTTAGAGACACTACCAAAATTACAGATGCAAACCCTGAGGATGACTCTGAGGTTTTACTTATTTATGGTTTCAATGATAACGATGGTAACTGTACCACAGATATTACAAGATCAAATAATGAATTTGGTGGTGATAACTGTGAGTATAATAGAGAGCATACCTTCCCTCGTAGCCTAGCAAATCCTCCAATGGGTTCGGCAAGTAATAGTAGTAATGGTATCGTAGCAGATCCCCATAACTTACGACCTAGTGATGTACAGCGCAATGGTAATAGAGGATCAAAAAAGTTTAACGATGGCAGTGGAAACTCTGGCGACGTAGGTTCTGGAGACTGGTATCCTGGTGATGAATGGAAAGGTGATGTTGCACGAGCAATGATGTATATGTATGTGCGTTATGGTGAGCAATGTTTACCATCACTTGTGGGGCAAGGACCATTACAAGGTGATACACAAATGTTACAGCTATTTTTAGAATGGAATGTAGAAGATCCAGTATCTGAAGTAGAGATGCAACGCAATGACCCTCTAGAGGCAGAATATGGTAATAGAAATCCTTTTATAGACAACCCTATTCTGGCTACAAATATTTGGGGAGGCGAACCTGCTGAGGATTTTTGGGGAGAGCTCTCTGCTCCTTCTTCTGAGTTTATAGAGGCTAGTATTTTTCCTAACCCAGCAAATACGGTGGTTCAAGTTGAAAGCAATCAAGATATTACTTCTTTAAAAATATATAACTTATTAGGACAAGTTTTATATAATGAGACTACCTCTAACCATAAAAGATATAAAACACTAGACGTTTCAAATCTTTCATCTGGTATGTATATATTACAAATTAATGATGCTTCAAAGAGACTAGTCATAAAGTAG
- a CDS encoding RsmB/NOP family class I SAM-dependent RNA methyltransferase yields the protein MKLHRNLVFAAVDALGMIFNDGEQADKVLRKVLKFDKRWGSRDRSFIAETVYDIVRWKRLYSEIAEVKAPYSRPNLFRLFAVWATLRGIEVPDWKQMEPIPTRRIKGRFDELSKIRKYKESIPDWMDEMGEKALGKKWGAELAALNTQAQVVLRANSLKATVKEVRNTLADQDIDTKILDTHPDALELVERKNVFTSEAFKNGFFEVQDASSQKVARMLEVEPGMRVVDACAGAGGKTLHLAALMQNKGQIIAMDIYSGKLRELKRRSKRAGAHNIETREITSTKVFKKLYNSADRVLIDAPCTGLGTIKRNPDLKWKLQPEFVDKVVQRQADILQNYSKIVKDGGKMVYATCSILPRENQEQVQAFLATEQGQKFQLEKEETVSPAKSGYDGFYMALLSRKQ from the coding sequence ATGAAATTACACAGAAATCTAGTCTTTGCAGCAGTAGATGCATTGGGAATGATATTTAATGATGGAGAGCAAGCAGATAAAGTACTGCGCAAGGTTCTCAAATTTGACAAACGATGGGGTTCGAGAGATCGTAGCTTTATAGCAGAGACGGTCTATGACATTGTAAGATGGAAACGTCTTTACTCTGAAATTGCAGAGGTAAAAGCACCATATAGTAGACCTAATTTATTTAGGTTATTTGCAGTGTGGGCTACACTACGTGGTATCGAAGTGCCAGATTGGAAACAAATGGAGCCTATCCCTACACGCCGTATTAAAGGACGTTTTGATGAATTGTCAAAAATTAGAAAATACAAGGAGTCTATTCCAGACTGGATGGACGAGATGGGAGAAAAAGCACTTGGAAAGAAATGGGGAGCAGAGCTAGCAGCACTTAACACGCAAGCTCAGGTTGTATTACGAGCAAATTCTCTCAAAGCTACTGTAAAAGAAGTACGTAATACTCTTGCAGATCAAGATATAGATACAAAAATTCTAGATACTCATCCAGATGCACTCGAACTTGTAGAGCGCAAAAATGTATTTACTTCTGAGGCGTTTAAAAATGGATTTTTTGAGGTACAAGATGCATCTTCTCAAAAAGTTGCTCGTATGCTAGAGGTAGAACCGGGTATGCGTGTGGTAGATGCTTGTGCAGGAGCTGGTGGTAAGACACTTCATCTAGCTGCTCTTATGCAAAACAAAGGGCAAATAATAGCAATGGATATTTATTCCGGAAAGCTTAGAGAGCTCAAAAGAAGATCTAAGCGTGCAGGAGCACATAATATCGAGACAAGAGAAATTACCTCTACTAAAGTATTCAAAAAGCTATACAACTCTGCAGATCGTGTTTTGATTGATGCTCCTTGTACAGGTCTAGGTACAATAAAACGTAACCCGGATTTAAAATGGAAATTACAACCAGAATTTGTAGATAAGGTGGTACAGCGTCAAGCAGACATACTTCAAAACTACAGCAAGATTGTAAAAGATGGTGGTAAGATGGTGTATGCTACCTGTTCTATATTACCCAGAGAAAATCAAGAACAAGTACAAGCATTTTTGGCTACAGAGCAGGGTCAGAAATTTCAATTAGAAAAAGAAGAAACAGTAAGCCCAGCAAAATCTGGATATGATGGATTTTATATGGCTTTGCTTTCGCGAAAGCAATAA
- a CDS encoding WD40/YVTN/BNR-like repeat-containing protein: protein MRFLSILSLILLVALSCKQETKTAQKSDNEPVIPFSEVEIEFLHQDSTSIRAIEVTEDAVMYAGSDGRYGIYKLNLTNTKTTDADIASQYEVANKGRIDFLGNNPSFRSIASTSKAFYILSIGNPALLYRYDKESNAVTLVYTEQNEKVFYDAMTFWNDNEGIAVGDSLDGCLSIIITRDGGLSWAKLACSSLPNQIASEGAFAASNTNIKTIGDKTWIITGGGTSRVYYSGDKGRSWTIYNTPVAQGQSTLGAYTMDFYDANHGIIYGGDYEQAQDNNDNIAITTDGGKQWQVIASGANDGYKSCVQYVPNSNGQELIASGFTGISYSKDGGESWSQISDAPFLSFRFANDSTAYAGGRNALAKLTFKRTRSN, encoded by the coding sequence ATGAGATTCCTATCTATTTTATCACTTATATTACTTGTGGCGCTTTCTTGCAAACAGGAAACTAAAACTGCACAAAAATCAGACAATGAGCCCGTTATCCCTTTTTCTGAGGTTGAAATAGAATTTTTACATCAAGATAGTACGAGTATAAGAGCGATTGAGGTTACAGAAGATGCTGTAATGTATGCTGGTAGTGATGGGCGTTATGGAATTTATAAACTAAATCTTACTAATACAAAGACAACAGATGCAGATATTGCATCACAATATGAAGTTGCAAATAAGGGAAGAATAGATTTTTTAGGTAATAATCCATCTTTTAGAAGTATAGCAAGTACCAGTAAGGCATTCTACATTTTGTCTATAGGGAACCCCGCATTATTATATAGATATGATAAAGAGAGTAACGCGGTAACCCTAGTCTATACAGAGCAAAACGAAAAAGTATTTTATGATGCTATGACTTTCTGGAATGATAATGAAGGTATCGCCGTAGGTGATTCGCTAGACGGTTGTCTCTCTATCATTATCACAAGAGATGGAGGTTTAAGTTGGGCTAAGCTAGCCTGTAGCTCTTTACCTAATCAAATAGCTTCTGAAGGTGCTTTTGCTGCTAGTAATACAAACATAAAAACCATAGGAGATAAGACCTGGATTATTACTGGTGGAGGCACTTCACGTGTTTATTATTCTGGAGATAAGGGTAGAAGTTGGACTATTTACAACACGCCTGTTGCTCAAGGTCAAAGTACACTAGGTGCTTATACAATGGATTTTTATGATGCAAATCACGGTATTATTTATGGAGGAGATTATGAGCAAGCTCAAGATAACAATGATAATATTGCGATAACAACAGATGGAGGTAAACAATGGCAGGTTATAGCCTCTGGAGCAAATGATGGTTACAAAAGCTGTGTGCAATATGTGCCAAATTCAAATGGACAAGAACTTATAGCCTCAGGGTTTACAGGTATTTCTTACTCAAAAGATGGGGGAGAAAGCTGGTCACAAATCTCAGACGCACCGTTCTTAAGTTTTAGATTTGCAAACGACAGTACTGCATATGCTGGCGGTCGTAATGCCCTTGCAAAACTTACCTTTAAAAGAACTCGTAGTAACTAG
- a CDS encoding RNA polymerase sigma factor has protein sequence MEEQQLIASLQKGDTRSFSLLLDTYQKPLYWHIRGIVKNHEDADDVLQNVFIKVYKSIKNFKGDSKLYTWLYRIATNESLTFLKKRAKQAQISSEELQDRIIENLESDVYFTGNDIQIALEKALTQLPEKQRLVFQMKYYQDMKYDDISEILGTSVGALKSSYHIATKKLTSILTSD, from the coding sequence ATAGAAGAACAACAGCTCATAGCATCCCTCCAGAAGGGCGACACTAGGTCCTTCTCATTATTACTTGACACGTATCAAAAGCCACTTTACTGGCATATACGAGGTATTGTAAAAAATCACGAAGATGCAGATGATGTGCTTCAAAATGTTTTTATAAAAGTTTATAAGAGTATAAAAAACTTCAAAGGTGATAGTAAATTGTATACCTGGCTCTATAGAATTGCGACAAATGAATCGCTCACATTTTTAAAGAAAAGAGCAAAACAAGCCCAGATATCAAGTGAGGAGTTACAAGATAGAATAATAGAAAACTTAGAGAGTGATGTTTATTTTACTGGTAATGATATACAAATTGCACTAGAAAAAGCACTTACGCAACTACCAGAAAAGCAACGACTCGTTTTCCAGATGAAGTATTATCAAGATATGAAATATGATGATATAAGCGAGATACTGGGTACCTCTGTGGGCGCTCTAAAAAGTTCTTATCACATTGCGACCAAGAAACTAACCAGTATTCTAACTAGTGATTAA
- a CDS encoding sigma-70 family RNA polymerase sigma factor — translation MRQLKITKQVTNRETKSLNNYLQDVSKIDLITAEEEVELAQRIQKGDERALDALTRANLRFVISVAKQYQNQGLSLSDLINEGNVGLVKAAKRFDETRGFKFISYAVWWIRQSILQAIAEHARTVRLPLNKIGEISKINKAMVYLQQVHERKPTSGEIAKYLDISEEKVKISLKNVSRSLSMDAPFAEGENDNNLYDVLSSSESPRPDRELMQESLSIEINRALDTLTEKEAEVVRLNYGLGNQPAMTLQEIGDIFDLSRERVRQIREKAIKRLRHTSKSKILMKYLG, via the coding sequence ATGAGACAACTCAAAATCACCAAGCAGGTTACTAACAGAGAGACGAAATCCCTGAATAATTATCTTCAGGATGTGAGCAAGATAGATTTGATTACTGCCGAAGAGGAGGTTGAGTTAGCACAGCGTATTCAAAAAGGAGATGAGAGAGCACTAGATGCACTTACACGCGCAAACCTTCGTTTTGTTATATCTGTAGCAAAGCAATATCAAAACCAAGGTCTATCACTTTCTGACCTTATTAATGAAGGAAACGTAGGGCTTGTAAAGGCTGCTAAGCGTTTTGACGAAACTAGAGGTTTCAAATTTATATCTTATGCTGTATGGTGGATTAGACAGTCTATCTTACAAGCAATAGCAGAGCACGCACGTACGGTACGTTTACCTCTCAATAAAATTGGAGAAATAAGCAAGATTAACAAAGCAATGGTATACTTACAGCAGGTACACGAGCGTAAGCCTACCTCTGGTGAGATTGCAAAGTATCTTGATATCTCTGAGGAGAAAGTAAAAATATCTCTTAAAAACGTGAGTCGTAGCCTTAGTATGGATGCGCCATTTGCCGAAGGAGAAAATGATAACAACCTTTATGACGTATTAAGTTCTAGTGAGTCACCTCGCCCAGATAGAGAGCTTATGCAAGAGTCACTAAGTATTGAGATAAATAGAGCGCTAGATACACTTACAGAAAAAGAAGCAGAGGTTGTACGTCTTAACTACGGTTTAGGTAATCAACCAGCGATGACACTTCAAGAAATAGGTGATATTTTTGACCTAAGTCGTGAGCGTGTACGCCAGATTAGAGAGAAAGCAATTAAAAGATTGCGCCATACCTCTAAGAGTAAAATCTTAATGAAATACTTAGGATAA
- a CDS encoding Dabb family protein, with the protein MKRINVVILLLLMCYVSCDNTSNVEKSNSKDTITSRNSDIYTTFDPTYAHVVYFWFKEGTTQNDRALFEKSLRTFLNKSKYAKTNFIGTPPRATRDVVDDSFTYNLILSFDSAQAQETYQDEPAHKVFIDECAHLWEKVIVYDATQIQ; encoded by the coding sequence ATGAAAAGAATTAATGTTGTTATACTCTTATTATTAATGTGTTATGTTTCTTGTGATAATACTAGTAATGTCGAAAAAAGTAACTCTAAGGATACAATTACCTCAAGAAATAGTGATATATACACCACTTTTGACCCCACTTATGCACACGTTGTGTATTTCTGGTTCAAAGAGGGTACCACTCAAAACGATCGAGCACTATTTGAGAAGTCATTACGCACGTTTTTAAACAAGTCAAAATATGCAAAGACTAACTTTATAGGGACACCACCTAGAGCTACGCGTGATGTGGTAGATGATAGTTTTACTTACAATCTTATATTAAGTTTTGATTCGGCCCAGGCGCAGGAGACATATCAAGATGAGCCTGCTCACAAAGTATTTATCGACGAGTGTGCTCATTTATGGGAGAAAGTTATTGTGTATGATGCTACCCAGATACAATAG
- a CDS encoding ABC transporter ATP-binding protein yields MTKEKEKKNKVTIASAFTSIIWPRRKLVFIGLILIVISRLASLILPWKSKALLDDIIPNKDMSALYDLLWLVGFALLIQAVTSFLLTRILSVQAQYLISELRAQVQKKVLSLPISFFDNTKSGALVSRIMSDVEGVRNLIGTGLVQLVGGTITAIVSLVLLIRINALMTLFVFLPVAIFGYVALRAFKYIRPIFRNRGKINAQVKGRLTETLAGVRVIKGFGAEAQENKTFEEGVDMLFQNVKKSLTATAVMTSSSTFLLGLASVGIMGIGGYFMIQGEMTTGEFLFFTLLLGFMIAPIVQMSNIGSQLTEALAGLDRTEELMNMTPEDELGNRDITLDKLHGDIKFDNVSFSYEKGKQVIHNISFEAKAGTTIALVGSSGSGKSTIAGLAATFLNPQSGEVSVDGNDLSRVQLSSYRQNLGVVLQDEFLFEGTIRENILFPRPNASEERLLKAVKAGYVNEFTDRFDDGLDTLIGERGVKLSGGQRQRIAIARAILADPKIIILDEATSNLDTESEALIQKSLSELVKDRTTIVIAHRLSTIKKADQIIVIEDGRIAEQGTHDTLIAQEGRYYDLYTYQAKI; encoded by the coding sequence ATGACAAAGGAAAAAGAAAAAAAGAATAAAGTCACTATAGCGTCTGCCTTTACATCTATTATTTGGCCACGCCGAAAGTTAGTTTTTATAGGTCTTATATTAATAGTTATAAGTAGACTTGCCAGCCTTATTTTACCTTGGAAATCTAAGGCTCTTCTGGATGACATCATTCCTAATAAGGATATGAGTGCGCTTTATGATCTACTCTGGCTCGTAGGTTTTGCATTACTCATACAGGCTGTAACCTCATTTTTACTCACGCGCATACTAAGTGTGCAAGCACAATACCTCATATCAGAATTAAGAGCTCAAGTTCAAAAAAAGGTACTGTCATTGCCTATTAGTTTTTTTGATAATACAAAGTCTGGAGCCCTAGTTTCTCGTATTATGAGTGATGTAGAAGGAGTACGTAATTTAATAGGTACAGGGCTTGTACAGCTCGTGGGAGGTACTATTACAGCAATTGTATCACTTGTGCTTTTAATACGCATCAACGCTTTGATGACACTTTTTGTCTTTTTACCAGTAGCAATTTTTGGTTATGTCGCGTTAAGAGCATTTAAGTACATACGTCCTATCTTTAGAAACCGAGGTAAAATAAATGCTCAGGTAAAAGGAAGACTTACAGAAACACTTGCAGGAGTGCGCGTCATAAAAGGTTTCGGAGCAGAGGCACAAGAAAATAAAACTTTTGAAGAAGGTGTAGATATGCTTTTTCAAAATGTAAAGAAAAGTCTTACTGCAACAGCTGTGATGACGAGTAGCTCTACATTTTTACTAGGTCTGGCCTCTGTAGGTATAATGGGTATAGGAGGTTATTTTATGATACAAGGGGAGATGACCACCGGTGAGTTTTTATTTTTTACGCTCTTACTGGGTTTTATGATTGCTCCCATTGTGCAAATGAGTAACATAGGTAGCCAGCTCACAGAAGCTCTTGCAGGTCTAGATCGTACAGAGGAGTTAATGAATATGACACCAGAAGATGAGCTGGGTAATCGTGATATAACACTTGATAAATTACACGGTGATATCAAGTTTGATAATGTTTCTTTCTCTTACGAGAAAGGCAAACAAGTGATACATAATATCTCATTTGAAGCAAAAGCGGGTACAACAATTGCACTAGTAGGAAGCTCTGGATCTGGAAAGTCTACCATTGCAGGCCTGGCGGCTACATTTTTAAATCCGCAATCTGGAGAGGTATCTGTAGATGGTAATGACTTATCTCGAGTACAGCTATCAAGTTACAGACAAAATTTAGGGGTCGTTCTTCAAGACGAATTTCTTTTTGAGGGAACTATACGTGAGAATATACTCTTTCCCAGACCAAATGCTAGTGAAGAACGCTTATTAAAGGCTGTAAAAGCGGGTTATGTAAATGAGTTTACAGACCGTTTTGATGACGGTCTTGACACCTTAATAGGTGAGCGTGGGGTGAAGCTATCTGGAGGCCAGCGCCAGCGCATTGCCATTGCAAGAGCCATTCTTGCAGATCCTAAGATAATCATTCTAGATGAAGCCACTTCTAACCTTGACACAGAGAGTGAGGCGCTTATTCAAAAATCGCTTTCTGAGCTTGTAAAAGATAGAACTACTATTGTTATTGCCCACAGACTAAGCACCATTAAAAAAGCAGATCAAATTATAGTGATAGAAGATGGGCGCATAGCAGAGCAAGGTACGCACGATACGCTCATAGCGCAAGAGGGAAGGTATTATGATCTTTATACCTATCAAGCAAAAATATAG
- a CDS encoding DUF2237 family protein — protein MSHTPSSTIEYNVYGETLIGCCTDPMTGYFRDGYCRTASIDRGTHVVCAVMTEAFLNYTKTRGNDLSTPIPQYNFPGLKPNDGWCLCIMRWLEAEKAGVAPLLNLAATHQKALEYTTIEVLEAYAL, from the coding sequence ATGAGTCACACACCATCATCTACTATAGAATATAATGTTTACGGAGAAACACTTATAGGTTGTTGTACAGACCCTATGACTGGTTATTTTAGAGATGGTTACTGCCGCACGGCAAGTATAGATAGAGGCACACACGTAGTTTGTGCTGTTATGACCGAGGCATTTTTAAACTACACAAAGACTAGAGGAAATGATCTTTCTACTCCTATACCTCAATATAATTTTCCCGGTCTTAAACCTAATGATGGATGGTGCCTTTGTATAATGCGCTGGCTAGAAGCCGAAAAGGCTGGGGTTGCTCCCTTACTTAACCTTGCAGCCACACATCAAAAAGCACTAGAGTATACAACTATTGAAGTTCTTGAAGCCTACGCTCTGTAA
- a CDS encoding DoxX family protein — translation MDYLSIILKCIVGLSILNVWLLRTGTSSQWRGGNASTLKEEFAHYGLSESTMKIVGTIKCLLAVGLLVSIFFPVLEFYSALGIAIMMTGAIAMHLKVGDPLKKSFPAFLFLAISVLIILI, via the coding sequence ATGGATTATTTATCAATTATCTTAAAGTGTATTGTAGGACTAAGCATCTTAAACGTATGGTTACTACGCACGGGTACATCTTCACAATGGAGAGGTGGTAATGCGAGCACGCTCAAAGAAGAGTTTGCACACTATGGACTATCAGAAAGTACAATGAAGATTGTAGGAACTATAAAATGTTTACTTGCTGTAGGTTTACTAGTTTCAATCTTTTTTCCTGTTCTAGAGTTTTACAGCGCACTAGGTATTGCTATAATGATGACTGGAGCTATCGCTATGCACCTTAAGGTAGGAGACCCTCTTAAAAAGTCATTTCCAGCATTTTTATTTCTAGCAATTTCTGTTCTAATTATTCTTATCTAA
- a CDS encoding DoxX family protein, with protein sequence MKTAHIILIGLIGFSFLYYGISCLSSNFMTTEFKRFGLSATQRKITGVAQILGGLGIIIGFFYRPLQISALIGISLLMLLGWFVRLRIKDSFIASLPAFTFFVLNAYLAYYLIVLR encoded by the coding sequence ATGAAAACAGCACATATAATTCTTATAGGTTTGATAGGGTTTTCATTCTTATACTACGGCATAAGTTGTTTATCTTCAAACTTTATGACTACCGAGTTTAAACGTTTTGGCCTCTCTGCGACACAACGTAAAATTACTGGTGTTGCACAAATACTAGGTGGTCTGGGTATTATAATAGGTTTCTTTTACAGACCATTACAAATAAGTGCTTTAATAGGTATTTCACTTCTTATGCTATTGGGATGGTTTGTAAGACTTCGCATAAAAGATAGCTTTATAGCCTCACTACCTGCGTTTACATTTTTTGTTCTCAATGCTTACTTGGCCTATTATCTAATAGTTCTTAGATAA
- a CDS encoding cold-shock protein has translation MARPQETFGKKEREKKRLKKAEDKRKKKLARKESGEKLNEFVYVNHLGQLVDTPPDPSLKEEVDVEDIVLGIPKKEEGDEPDPIKTGFVEFFDSSKGFGFIKDADTPEKYFVHISEVIEGELKEGNKVSYEIERGQKGMNAVRVNKIT, from the coding sequence ATGGCTAGACCACAAGAAACCTTTGGTAAAAAAGAAAGAGAAAAGAAGAGGCTTAAAAAAGCAGAAGACAAACGCAAGAAAAAACTTGCCCGTAAAGAGAGCGGAGAGAAATTAAATGAATTTGTATACGTAAACCACCTAGGACAACTAGTGGATACGCCACCAGATCCATCACTTAAAGAAGAAGTAGATGTAGAAGACATCGTTTTAGGAATTCCTAAAAAAGAAGAAGGTGATGAACCAGATCCTATAAAAACTGGATTTGTTGAGTTTTTTGACTCTTCAAAAGGTTTTGGATTTATTAAAGATGCAGATACTCCAGAAAAGTACTTCGTTCACATATCTGAAGTTATAGAAGGAGAACTTAAGGAAGGAAATAAAGTTTCTTACGAAATAGAAAGAGGACAAAAAGGAATGAACGCTGTACGCGTTAATAAGATTACTTAA
- a CDS encoding pseudouridine synthase, with product MHRHFKLFKPYGYLSQLISNDTRQVRKKKFLKELYNFPEGTMAVGRLDEHSEGLLFMTTDGKLSHTINTSGVEKEYYAQVDGAITDEAILALTQGVEISVEGKKYITKPCKARRIDGDPGFPERSKKIRDLRHGPAPWISITITEGKFRQVRKMTSAVGFATLRLVRIRIGSQTLMGLEPSQVIEVKELL from the coding sequence ATGCATAGACACTTTAAGTTGTTTAAACCGTATGGCTATTTAAGTCAGCTCATTTCTAATGACACAAGACAAGTTCGTAAAAAGAAATTTTTAAAAGAGCTTTATAATTTTCCAGAAGGCACAATGGCTGTGGGGCGACTAGATGAGCACTCTGAGGGACTATTGTTTATGACTACAGACGGTAAGCTATCTCATACTATTAACACCTCTGGGGTAGAAAAAGAGTATTATGCTCAGGTAGATGGCGCTATCACAGATGAAGCTATTCTTGCTTTAACTCAAGGAGTAGAAATAAGTGTTGAGGGTAAAAAATATATAACAAAACCTTGTAAAGCCAGACGCATAGATGGTGATCCTGGTTTTCCAGAACGTTCAAAAAAAATAAGAGACTTACGACACGGTCCAGCGCCGTGGATCTCAATTACCATTACCGAGGGTAAATTTAGACAAGTACGTAAGATGACTAGTGCGGTAGGTTTTGCTACACTACGACTTGTAAGAATAAGAATAGGCTCACAAACCCTAATGGGTCTGGAGCCTAGCCAAGTTATTGAGGTAAAAGAATTACTTTAA
- a CDS encoding lipocalin family protein has protein sequence MQKLLVCLVIFLFITSCTNKKSTPFQVSNDIKKLIAGDSLKTWKLAKRYNGKTRMNMGDCFLHYRQSFYSNGTVTDNNAQHPSCGPSLSGTWSVITDSLGYTHIRITSVKLKELLHIDEDYKDFRIFYANKDSLHLSYTHKQFGKKRRISDYLVSEELSITDRKFHH, from the coding sequence ATGCAAAAATTACTAGTCTGCCTCGTTATTTTCTTATTTATAACTTCTTGTACAAATAAGAAATCTACTCCATTTCAGGTTTCTAATGATATTAAAAAACTTATCGCGGGTGATAGTTTAAAGACCTGGAAACTTGCCAAAAGGTATAATGGTAAAACCCGTATGAATATGGGAGATTGTTTTTTACACTACAGGCAAAGCTTTTATAGCAATGGCACTGTAACTGATAATAACGCACAACACCCATCTTGTGGACCCTCTTTATCTGGCACTTGGAGTGTCATAACAGATAGCCTAGGATATACTCATATTAGAATAACAAGTGTAAAACTCAAAGAGCTCCTTCATATAGACGAAGATTATAAGGATTTTAGAATCTTTTATGCTAATAAAGATTCTTTACACCTATCATATACTCATAAACAATTTGGCAAAAAACGAAGAATCTCAGATTATCTTGTGAGTGAAGAACTAAGCATAACAGACCGTAAGTTTCACCACTAA
- the rlmF gene encoding 23S rRNA (adenine(1618)-N(6))-methyltransferase RlmF, translating to MHPDNKNIGPYLFKQLRKVNKDLAPHILETNRGIQTIDFSNPKAVLELNRAILLNDYSLNWYDIPEGYLAPAIPGRADYILYLKDFLNTDKQAQGLDVGTGANFIYPLLGGSLFNWKMKGVDIDPKAVQNANQLLEKNTHLKGFLSAVYQQQRAQIFEGAILPVEQYDFTMCNPPFYSSEKEAFKATKEKSKNLKLKEVERNFAGQSNELWCNGGEALFIKRMVKESVHFKDQVGWFTTLVSKSEHLPKIRKQLEKLKAEHKTVDMSQGNKKSRFLAWRFKE from the coding sequence ATGCATCCAGATAATAAGAATATAGGTCCTTACCTGTTTAAGCAATTACGTAAAGTAAATAAGGATCTTGCACCTCATATACTTGAGACTAACAGAGGTATTCAAACCATAGATTTTTCTAATCCCAAAGCTGTTTTAGAGCTTAATAGAGCCATCTTGCTCAACGATTACTCTCTTAACTGGTATGACATACCAGAGGGATATCTGGCGCCTGCAATACCTGGTCGTGCAGATTATATCTTATATCTCAAAGACTTTCTTAATACAGATAAGCAAGCGCAAGGCCTTGATGTAGGTACTGGTGCAAACTTTATATATCCATTACTAGGAGGATCATTATTTAACTGGAAAATGAAGGGTGTAGATATTGATCCTAAAGCTGTGCAAAACGCAAACCAACTGCTTGAGAAAAATACACACCTCAAAGGTTTTCTCTCTGCTGTATACCAGCAACAAAGAGCTCAAATTTTTGAAGGTGCTATTTTACCTGTTGAGCAGTATGACTTTACAATGTGTAATCCTCCTTTTTATAGCTCAGAAAAAGAGGCTTTTAAAGCAACTAAAGAAAAATCAAAAAACCTAAAGCTCAAAGAGGTTGAACGTAACTTTGCAGGGCAATCTAACGAATTGTGGTGTAACGGTGGTGAGGCACTATTTATAAAACGTATGGTAAAAGAAAGCGTACATTTTAAAGATCAAGTAGGCTGGTTTACTACTCTAGTATCAAAAAGCGAGCACTTACCTAAAATAAGAAAGCAACTAGAAAAGCTCAAAGCAGAGCATAAAACGGTAGATATGTCTCAGGGCAATAAGAAATCAAGATTTCTGGCTTGGCGTTTTAAAGAATAA